A region of Chitinophaga horti DNA encodes the following proteins:
- a CDS encoding efflux RND transporter periplasmic adaptor subunit: MKRKRRVVYIVLGLLILVIAVIVIKGRKKDDSITVATDKAAMRDIIEVVSATGKIYPEIEVKVSSDVSGEITDLLVQEGDSVKKGQVLARIYADVYGSMRDKASASVSQSQAMLANREATIAAFKARLDQAKIVYDRNKKLLDDKVIARTEFETADAEYKAALSDFNAAQQQVNSDRFAVQSAQANLKEANTNLGRTTILSPMSGIISMLPVKKGERVVGTAQMAGTEMLRIADMNVMEVQVDVGENDIPKVKYGDTAVIEVDAYNNRKFKGLVTQIASSSKDAASATASSSTEQVTNYIVHIRVLLQSYADLYDPKHPNVFPLRPGMSASVDIQTRYGKGVLSIPITAVTTRDMNDTGKTTPKGGKPAGGAPSADEGPEKKKDIREVVFVLQSDGTVRMREVTIGIQDDNNIEIRSGLKAGEEIVQAPYAAVSRELSNGKKVKVVPKKDLFEGQAK, encoded by the coding sequence ATGAAAAGAAAAAGAAGAGTAGTCTACATTGTGTTGGGCCTGCTTATCTTAGTGATTGCTGTCATTGTCATCAAAGGCAGAAAGAAGGATGACAGCATCACAGTAGCGACAGACAAAGCCGCCATGCGCGACATCATAGAGGTAGTTTCGGCGACCGGCAAAATATATCCTGAAATAGAAGTGAAAGTTAGCTCGGACGTGTCCGGCGAAATTACCGACCTGCTCGTACAGGAAGGCGATTCCGTTAAAAAAGGACAGGTACTGGCACGCATCTACGCCGACGTGTATGGCTCCATGCGCGACAAAGCCTCCGCTTCCGTAAGCCAGTCGCAGGCCATGTTGGCCAACAGGGAGGCGACTATCGCCGCTTTTAAAGCCCGGCTCGACCAGGCCAAGATCGTATACGATCGTAACAAGAAACTACTCGACGATAAAGTAATCGCCCGCACCGAATTTGAAACGGCGGATGCAGAATACAAAGCCGCGCTCTCTGACTTTAATGCTGCACAACAACAGGTAAACAGCGACCGGTTCGCGGTGCAGAGTGCCCAGGCCAATCTGAAAGAAGCGAATACGAATCTCGGTCGTACCACCATCCTCAGTCCCATGAGTGGTATCATTTCTATGCTGCCCGTTAAAAAAGGCGAACGCGTAGTAGGTACCGCACAAATGGCGGGTACCGAAATGCTGCGCATCGCGGATATGAACGTGATGGAAGTACAGGTGGACGTGGGCGAGAACGACATTCCGAAAGTGAAGTACGGCGATACGGCGGTAATCGAAGTGGATGCTTATAACAACCGCAAGTTTAAAGGACTGGTAACACAAATCGCCAGCTCCAGTAAAGACGCTGCAAGTGCTACCGCATCCAGTTCCACCGAACAGGTGACTAACTACATTGTACACATCCGCGTACTGCTTCAGTCGTACGCCGATTTATATGATCCCAAACATCCCAACGTATTCCCGCTGCGCCCGGGTATGAGCGCCAGTGTAGATATTCAAACCCGCTATGGAAAAGGCGTATTGTCTATTCCCATCACCGCCGTTACCACCCGCGATATGAACGATACCGGTAAAACTACGCCGAAAGGTGGTAAACCCGCTGGTGGTGCTCCTTCCGCTGATGAAGGTCCGGAAAAGAAGAAAGACATCCGCGAAGTAGTGTTCGTGTTGCAGAGCGATGGTACCGTGCGTATGCGCGAAGTGACGATCGGCATCCAGGACGATAACAACATCGAGATCCGCAGTGGTCTTAAAGCCGGCGAAGAAATCGTGCAGGCGCCATATGCAGCCGTATCGCGCGAGTTGAGCAATGGCAAGAAAGTGAAGGTGGTGCCTAAAAAAGATTTGTTCGAAGGGCAGGCTAAATAA
- a CDS encoding NAD(P)H-dependent glycerol-3-phosphate dehydrogenase yields the protein MGKKIGIIGSGSWATALAKILTDNEHHVAWWVRNEDTIRHLQLRHHNKHYLTSVYFNTQLLTVSNVVADVIEASEYIILAVPSAFLRDVLAPLSNDALQGKKVVSAIKGLIPGDNMLINDFLAETFDLPLEQYFTITGPCHAEEVAAEKLSYLTFSGVNLADAQSLADLFTNSYLQTIVNRDVLGVQFAAVLKNIYAMGGGIAHGLEYGDNFLSVYVGNCFREMQVFLETYERQQPEESATQHNYNASAYLGDLLVTCYSLHSRNRTFGNMIGKGYSVKAAQLELNMIAEGYYASRCIFEINKQTGAHMPIAQAVYAILWEGLHPEEAFLALEKEFI from the coding sequence ATGGGTAAAAAAATCGGGATTATCGGCAGTGGCAGCTGGGCCACGGCTTTGGCGAAAATACTGACCGATAACGAGCATCATGTGGCGTGGTGGGTACGTAATGAAGATACGATCCGTCACCTGCAGTTAAGGCATCACAACAAACACTACCTTACTTCCGTATATTTCAATACACAACTGCTGACCGTCAGCAACGTGGTGGCCGATGTAATTGAGGCCAGCGAATATATCATCCTGGCCGTACCCTCCGCCTTTTTGCGCGATGTACTGGCCCCGCTGTCCAACGACGCGTTGCAGGGCAAAAAGGTAGTGTCGGCCATCAAAGGCCTCATCCCCGGCGATAACATGCTCATTAACGACTTTCTCGCCGAAACATTCGATCTTCCCCTCGAACAATATTTTACGATCACCGGTCCGTGCCACGCCGAAGAGGTAGCCGCGGAAAAGCTGTCGTACCTTACGTTCTCTGGTGTTAACCTGGCAGATGCCCAGTCGCTGGCAGACTTATTTACGAACAGCTACCTGCAGACCATCGTGAACCGCGATGTGTTAGGTGTTCAGTTCGCGGCCGTACTTAAAAACATTTACGCCATGGGCGGTGGTATCGCTCACGGTCTCGAATACGGCGATAACTTCCTGAGCGTTTATGTCGGCAACTGCTTCCGCGAAATGCAGGTGTTTCTCGAAACGTACGAGCGCCAGCAGCCTGAGGAAAGTGCCACCCAGCACAATTACAACGCCAGCGCCTACCTTGGCGACCTGCTCGTTACCTGCTATTCCCTGCATAGCCGTAATCGCACGTTCGGTAACATGATTGGCAAGGGGTATAGCGTAAAAGCGGCGCAACTGGAACTGAATATGATCGCCGAAGGCTACTACGCCAGCCGCTGTATTTTCGAGATCAATAAACAAACCGGTGCCCATATGCCCATTGCCCAGGCCGTTTACGCCATCCTCTGGGAAGGTCTTCACCCCGAAGAAGCCTTCCTTGCTTTAGAAAAAGAATTTATCTAG
- a CDS encoding BlaI/MecI/CopY family transcriptional regulator yields MESLTKAEEKVMQVLWKLGKAFVKDIIEHMDEQPKPPYTTISSIVRILESKGFVGYKAYGKTHEYFPVIQREEYSKRTLRQMITDYFDGSAANVMSFLVREEKLGEAEIEALKKLIEKS; encoded by the coding sequence ATGGAAAGTTTAACCAAGGCAGAGGAAAAAGTAATGCAAGTTTTGTGGAAGCTCGGCAAGGCGTTCGTAAAAGATATCATCGAACACATGGACGAGCAGCCCAAGCCGCCGTATACCACCATTTCCTCGATCGTGAGAATATTGGAGTCGAAGGGGTTTGTAGGCTATAAGGCGTACGGTAAAACCCATGAGTACTTCCCGGTAATTCAGCGGGAAGAATACAGTAAACGCACGCTGCGCCAGATGATCACGGATTATTTCGACGGCTCTGCGGCGAATGTGATGTCGTTTTTAGTGCGGGAGGAAAAGTTGGGAGAGGCGGAAATAGAAGCGTTGAAAAAACTGATCGAGAAATCTTAA
- a CDS encoding N-acetylmuramoyl-L-alanine amidase has protein sequence MPQFLQYLLQSSVCLLACYLLYLLVFRRLTFFGMSRLYLLLALVASLVIPLLRIAVPEQVAPVAMPVIDATPIAIASGSFEADMPEVAPQAPLWPVLLLAGYVLGALVVLARLMLGLKGLWKLMRQGEKLIIDGYRVVLTNGVNASFAPYIFVDRNAFNSADRAQILLHEKTHIRLYHAADLLLLEVVSVLCWFNPVTWFYRRSLKEVHEYQVDRVVSGQTDIKAYASLLLRLATAGRSYPVNTFSMQPLKGRITMLFTHPSHHMKKLLFALAIPVVAALLYSFSLERKPVITSGEKNFVLLLDASHGGDDAGAVGHGAKEKELTLLLVKEIGEQAKAVGFEVNYTRTGDETVGLKERVAQMETNKADLFLSVHVDAVNNADAGNSAIYLNTRNAHASSSANASRILYAQLKNLEGLPVKNLPMHMDKVMVLEKASTAAVLLSMGNMLHEADLKLLSDAKWRTDFGAKVVQALQNIKTAGAQSTTLHEMMGVPEEMTHIWQMERPRRTVNADGEVKEGC, from the coding sequence ATGCCGCAATTCCTGCAGTACCTGTTACAAAGTTCTGTTTGCCTGTTGGCGTGTTACCTATTGTACCTGCTGGTATTCAGGCGCCTGACCTTTTTTGGGATGTCGCGGCTGTATTTGCTGTTGGCGTTGGTAGCCTCGCTGGTGATACCCTTATTGCGCATCGCGGTTCCGGAACAAGTGGCGCCGGTGGCCATGCCTGTCATAGATGCCACGCCCATTGCCATTGCATCCGGCAGCTTTGAGGCAGATATGCCGGAGGTAGCGCCGCAAGCGCCTTTATGGCCGGTGCTGTTACTGGCGGGTTACGTGTTGGGCGCCTTGGTGGTATTGGCGCGGCTTATGCTGGGATTGAAAGGATTATGGAAGCTTATGCGGCAAGGAGAGAAGCTGATTATCGACGGCTACCGGGTGGTGTTGACGAACGGCGTAAATGCTTCTTTTGCTCCTTACATTTTTGTAGACCGTAACGCTTTCAATAGTGCAGACCGCGCACAGATCCTGTTACATGAAAAAACGCACATCCGGTTATACCATGCGGCGGACCTGCTGTTGCTGGAAGTCGTGTCGGTCTTGTGCTGGTTTAACCCGGTAACCTGGTTTTACCGTCGCTCGCTGAAGGAGGTGCATGAGTACCAGGTAGACAGGGTGGTGAGCGGCCAGACGGATATAAAAGCGTATGCATCTTTATTACTCAGACTGGCCACTGCCGGTCGTTCGTACCCGGTTAATACTTTCAGTATGCAACCCCTGAAAGGCCGTATTACGATGTTATTCACCCATCCATCTCATCACATGAAAAAGTTACTATTCGCGTTGGCCATACCTGTTGTGGCAGCACTGCTCTACAGCTTCTCGCTGGAACGTAAGCCTGTTATAACTTCGGGCGAAAAAAACTTCGTATTACTACTCGATGCCAGCCATGGCGGCGATGATGCGGGCGCAGTAGGTCATGGCGCCAAAGAAAAGGAACTGACTTTGTTACTCGTCAAAGAAATAGGCGAACAGGCTAAAGCTGTCGGTTTCGAAGTGAACTATACCCGCACCGGCGATGAAACTGTTGGCTTAAAAGAAAGAGTCGCGCAAATGGAAACCAACAAGGCAGATCTTTTCCTGAGTGTACATGTGGATGCGGTGAATAACGCCGATGCAGGCAACTCTGCTATTTACCTGAATACGAGAAATGCACATGCATCGTCCTCCGCAAACGCTAGCCGTATTTTATACGCGCAGCTGAAAAACCTGGAAGGGCTTCCCGTAAAAAACCTGCCCATGCATATGGATAAGGTGATGGTGCTGGAAAAAGCTTCTACGGCGGCAGTGCTGTTATCAATGGGTAACATGCTGCACGAGGCCGACCTCAAATTGCTGTCGGACGCAAAATGGCGTACTGACTTCGGAGCCAAAGTGGTGCAGGCGCTGCAGAACATCAAAACCGCTGGCGCACAAAGTACAACGCTGCATGAAATGATGGGCGTGCCCGAGGAGATGACGCACATCTGGCAGATGGAACGCCCGCGGCGTACAGTGAATGCGGATGGCGAAGTAAAGGAAGGATGTTAA
- the hemW gene encoding radical SAM family heme chaperone HemW, whose protein sequence is MAGIYIHIPFCKKACHYCNFHFSTTRHNAGEMVNCLLAEMTIQQTYLAGQSIETIYFGGGTPSILPAVDIQRLLTEARRLFNVIPVPEITLEANPDDLTMEKLAEFSAAGINRLSIGVQSFSEEDLRWMNRAHNADQAVACIMNAQQSGIRNISIDLIYGGPTLTDEAWKENVERAIALGIPHLSCYALTVEPGTALDHFIEKKKIPPIDADKAARHFAILMDMVQAAGYEHYEISNFALPGYHSRHNSSYWKGTPYLGLGPSAHSFNGKSRQWNVANNALYMQSIRQAQVPFEVELLTPEMMLNELIMISLRTAAGCDLRVVNERFGEEKSRQLLAAGEQYVQQGWMIHEGSHLKLTREGKFFADGIAADLFV, encoded by the coding sequence ATGGCCGGTATTTATATTCACATCCCTTTTTGCAAAAAGGCTTGTCATTACTGCAACTTTCACTTTTCTACCACCCGGCACAACGCAGGCGAGATGGTGAACTGCCTGTTAGCGGAAATGACCATACAACAAACTTACCTGGCCGGCCAGTCTATCGAAACGATTTACTTCGGCGGCGGCACTCCCAGCATATTGCCCGCTGTAGACATCCAACGCCTGCTCACCGAAGCGCGCCGGCTCTTCAACGTTATTCCCGTTCCGGAAATTACTCTCGAAGCCAATCCCGACGACCTTACGATGGAGAAGCTGGCCGAATTTTCGGCCGCTGGCATAAACCGCCTGAGCATCGGTGTACAATCGTTCAGCGAGGAAGACCTGCGCTGGATGAACCGTGCGCACAATGCAGACCAGGCCGTCGCCTGTATTATGAACGCGCAGCAAAGCGGCATCCGCAACATCAGCATCGACCTTATATATGGCGGCCCCACGTTAACAGACGAAGCCTGGAAAGAAAACGTGGAACGTGCCATCGCACTGGGCATTCCGCACCTCTCCTGCTACGCACTTACCGTGGAACCAGGTACCGCGCTCGACCACTTCATCGAAAAGAAAAAGATACCACCCATAGATGCTGATAAGGCCGCCCGCCACTTCGCGATCCTGATGGATATGGTGCAGGCTGCCGGTTACGAGCATTACGAAATCTCCAACTTTGCCCTGCCCGGCTACCACTCCCGGCACAACAGCAGTTACTGGAAAGGTACGCCCTACCTGGGTTTAGGCCCATCTGCCCATTCCTTCAACGGCAAAAGCCGGCAATGGAATGTGGCGAACAATGCCCTGTACATGCAAAGCATCCGCCAGGCTCAAGTACCTTTCGAGGTTGAATTACTCACGCCGGAGATGATGCTCAATGAGCTGATCATGATATCGCTGCGCACCGCTGCCGGCTGCGATCTGCGGGTCGTGAACGAACGTTTCGGGGAAGAAAAAAGCCGGCAGCTGCTGGCTGCCGGCGAACAATATGTTCAACAGGGATGGATGATACATGAGGGGTCACACCTCAAACTCACCCGCGAAGGAAAGTTCTTCGCCGACGGCATTGCCGCCGACCTGTTCGTTTAA
- a CDS encoding DUF4271 domain-containing protein — translation MRIVVSFLVLLFAYFPLAAQTDSQLVAPAPQPAKPAVRVAAPKVKTDSAQLLMKVADSLQVKDSLPEVHAYDTLMAALEARNLLLSKKIDPPYYDINPLREAPDEDWLVYTVAGVLLLLGIIRAAYVKYFSDLFRAFFNPTLSQRQLKDQLSQSPFPNFLLNVFFVISLGLYLYLLMKRLDYLKNENAWILIPALIVLVAVIYFVKYVVLRFCGWLFGNAELIDAYVFVLYLINKILGILLAPFLVLLAFGKPDLAMAMLYISLFCIVLLIVYRYIRSYSLVKQYLSFSRLHFFLYLCAFEVVPVLIITKALLKLIG, via the coding sequence GTGCGTATTGTAGTATCCTTCCTTGTCTTATTATTTGCCTACTTTCCGCTTGCAGCGCAAACGGATTCCCAGTTGGTCGCTCCCGCGCCACAGCCGGCCAAACCAGCCGTACGCGTAGCAGCACCCAAAGTTAAGACAGATTCCGCGCAACTCCTTATGAAGGTGGCAGACTCGCTGCAGGTGAAGGATTCGCTGCCTGAAGTGCACGCATATGACACGCTGATGGCCGCCCTGGAAGCACGCAATTTGCTGCTCAGCAAAAAAATCGATCCCCCTTATTACGATATTAATCCCCTGCGGGAAGCGCCGGACGAAGACTGGCTGGTGTATACCGTAGCGGGTGTATTGCTGCTGCTCGGTATCATCCGTGCAGCCTACGTGAAATACTTTTCCGACCTGTTCCGCGCATTTTTCAATCCGACGTTGAGCCAGCGCCAGTTAAAGGACCAGCTGTCGCAGTCGCCGTTCCCGAATTTTTTGCTGAACGTGTTTTTCGTGATCAGTCTTGGGTTGTACCTATACCTGCTGATGAAGCGGCTCGATTATCTTAAAAATGAAAATGCCTGGATTTTGATCCCTGCGCTCATAGTACTGGTGGCAGTCATTTACTTTGTAAAATATGTAGTGCTGCGATTCTGCGGTTGGCTGTTTGGTAACGCAGAACTGATCGATGCGTATGTGTTCGTTTTGTACCTGATCAACAAGATACTCGGCATTTTGCTGGCGCCTTTCCTGGTGCTGCTGGCCTTCGGAAAGCCCGATTTAGCCATGGCAATGCTATATATCTCGTTATTTTGTATAGTATTATTGATTGTCTACAGGTATATAAGGTCATATTCACTGGTCAAACAATACTTATCTTTCAGCAGATTGCATTTTTTTCTTTACCTTTGCGCATTCGAAGTAGTGCCGGTGTTGATTATAACAAAGGCTTTACTGAAACTAATTGGTTAA
- a CDS encoding uroporphyrinogen-III synthase — protein MKLDFHPFIRVEGVPGKEFRKQKVDILNYSAVIFTSRNSVDHFFRVCEELKLKVSQDCKYFCITEAVALYLQKFILYRKRKVFFGADGTTKSLLDVMNKHRENEKFLFPSSDSQKKDIEEWMKANKCEYATASLYKTVSNDVKDVLAATSYDMIVFFSPSGVKSLFENMPKFKQNGTAIGAFGPTTSAAVEEAGLRLDLKAPAPQAPSMVAALEKYLSERGKK, from the coding sequence GTGAAATTGGATTTCCACCCTTTCATCAGGGTAGAAGGAGTTCCGGGCAAGGAGTTTCGCAAGCAAAAGGTAGATATTCTCAACTACAGCGCTGTCATCTTTACGAGCCGCAACTCCGTAGATCACTTTTTCCGCGTTTGCGAGGAACTAAAGCTGAAGGTATCACAGGACTGCAAATATTTCTGCATTACAGAAGCCGTGGCTTTGTACCTGCAGAAGTTCATACTTTACCGTAAACGTAAAGTGTTTTTCGGCGCCGACGGCACTACCAAAAGCCTGCTCGATGTGATGAACAAACACCGCGAAAACGAGAAGTTCCTCTTCCCCAGCTCCGACAGTCAGAAGAAAGACATTGAAGAATGGATGAAAGCGAACAAGTGCGAATATGCAACAGCAAGTTTGTACAAAACCGTTTCCAACGATGTGAAAGACGTATTGGCGGCCACTTCCTACGACATGATCGTGTTCTTTAGTCCGTCGGGTGTTAAATCGCTTTTCGAAAACATGCCTAAGTTTAAGCAGAACGGCACCGCTATCGGCGCGTTCGGTCCTACTACTTCGGCAGCGGTGGAAGAAGCCGGATTACGTTTAGATCTCAAAGCTCCCGCTCCGCAGGCACCGTCTATGGTAGCTGCTTTAGAAAAATATCTTAGCGAGCGCGGCAAAAAATAA
- a CDS encoding thioredoxin domain-containing protein, with the protein MPAHTNRLAREASPYLLQHAHNPVDWFPWGEEALRRAEEEDKPILVSIGYAACHWCHVMERESFENEETAAIMNQHFINIKIDREERPDLDHIYMDALQAMSGQGGWPLNVFLLPNRQPFYGGTYFPPVQAYNRPSWTQVLESINDAYHNRRAELEEQARTLTEHLENSNKFGVEAVKNSLVPVNELFTREQCDTAAKAILAQGDKEWGGFGRAPKFPGTFSIRYLLQYHHAFGDEAAKKQALLSLDKMIQGGIYDQLGGGFSRYSTDEMWLAPHFEKMLYDNALLIDAMADAYQLTSNKTYLDTIVHTLEFIKREMTSPDGAFYAALDADSEGVEGKFYTWSKTEIEDILGDHAELFCRFYDVRDGGNWEHTNILWTPEPVTEFVAGTGLPIEQLEVILAGCRAKLLQERNKRVRPGLDDKILLGWNALLIHACCKAYSISNDPVYRDMAESAMNFVLKAMEQPGGSGALYHTYKNGAAKYPAFLDDYAYVIRALIALQEVTGNLFYIRRAKALATFVEAAFGDEEGIYFYYTATGQTDVIVRKKEIYDGAVPSGNAVMACNLLYLSIVFDEQSWANRATGMMSGLAQTAVRYPTSFGVWAALLMQLVLGTKELAVVGPEYAQRMNEINQRFIPFKVLLGSPRSEADMPLLQGREQENETLIYLCEHYSCVKPVKYISEIFNL; encoded by the coding sequence ATGCCTGCACATACGAACAGGCTGGCCCGCGAGGCCAGTCCATACCTGCTACAGCACGCCCATAATCCCGTAGACTGGTTTCCCTGGGGGGAAGAGGCGCTTCGTCGCGCAGAAGAAGAGGATAAACCTATACTTGTGAGTATCGGGTACGCCGCCTGCCACTGGTGCCATGTAATGGAACGCGAAAGTTTCGAAAATGAAGAAACGGCGGCCATCATGAATCAACATTTCATCAACATAAAGATCGACCGCGAAGAGCGGCCCGACCTCGATCATATTTACATGGACGCCCTGCAGGCGATGAGCGGGCAGGGCGGCTGGCCGTTAAATGTGTTCCTGTTGCCCAACAGGCAACCATTTTACGGCGGCACCTACTTTCCGCCCGTGCAGGCGTACAATCGCCCGTCGTGGACGCAGGTGCTGGAGTCTATCAATGATGCCTATCACAACAGGCGGGCGGAGTTGGAGGAGCAGGCGCGTACGCTGACCGAGCATCTCGAAAACTCGAACAAGTTTGGGGTAGAGGCAGTGAAAAACAGCCTGGTGCCGGTGAACGAACTGTTCACCCGCGAACAATGCGACACGGCGGCAAAAGCCATATTGGCGCAGGGCGACAAGGAATGGGGTGGTTTTGGCAGGGCACCAAAGTTCCCCGGCACGTTTTCGATCCGTTATCTTTTACAATACCATCACGCATTTGGCGATGAGGCGGCAAAAAAGCAGGCCTTACTTTCCCTCGATAAAATGATACAGGGTGGTATTTACGACCAGCTTGGCGGCGGCTTTTCCCGTTACTCCACCGACGAAATGTGGCTTGCGCCGCATTTTGAGAAGATGCTGTACGACAATGCGCTGCTGATCGATGCGATGGCCGATGCCTACCAGCTCACTTCCAACAAAACGTATCTTGATACAATTGTTCATACCCTGGAGTTCATCAAACGCGAAATGACCTCGCCGGACGGGGCCTTCTATGCCGCGCTGGATGCGGATTCCGAAGGAGTGGAAGGTAAGTTTTACACCTGGTCAAAAACAGAGATAGAAGACATCCTGGGAGATCATGCAGAATTGTTCTGCCGGTTTTACGATGTCCGCGACGGGGGAAATTGGGAGCATACAAATATTTTATGGACGCCCGAACCTGTAACTGAATTTGTAGCCGGCACCGGATTACCCATTGAGCAGCTGGAAGTTATACTTGCCGGATGCCGCGCAAAACTGCTACAGGAGCGAAATAAACGGGTAAGACCGGGGCTCGACGACAAAATATTATTAGGCTGGAATGCGTTATTGATTCACGCGTGTTGCAAAGCATACAGTATAAGTAACGATCCCGTTTACCGGGACATGGCGGAAAGCGCTATGAACTTTGTACTAAAGGCGATGGAACAGCCGGGAGGAAGCGGGGCCCTATACCATACCTACAAAAACGGTGCTGCCAAGTATCCTGCCTTCCTGGATGATTATGCATATGTGATCAGGGCGCTGATAGCGCTGCAGGAAGTGACGGGCAATCTTTTCTACATTCGCCGTGCGAAAGCGCTGGCGACCTTTGTAGAGGCGGCTTTTGGAGATGAGGAAGGAATTTATTTTTACTATACGGCAACCGGTCAAACCGACGTTATCGTACGTAAGAAGGAAATTTATGATGGCGCCGTCCCCAGCGGTAATGCAGTAATGGCCTGCAACTTGTTGTATCTCTCCATCGTATTCGATGAGCAGTCGTGGGCAAACAGGGCAACCGGTATGATGTCGGGCCTGGCGCAAACGGCAGTACGGTATCCAACTTCTTTCGGTGTATGGGCGGCTTTGCTGATGCAGCTGGTGCTCGGAACAAAAGAACTAGCGGTCGTTGGGCCGGAATATGCGCAGCGCATGAACGAGATTAACCAGCGGTTCATTCCATTCAAAGTATTGTTAGGCTCGCCGCGGAGTGAGGCAGATATGCCG